From Musa acuminata AAA Group cultivar baxijiao chromosome BXJ3-8, Cavendish_Baxijiao_AAA, whole genome shotgun sequence, one genomic window encodes:
- the LOC135644495 gene encoding protein NUCLEAR FUSION DEFECTIVE 4-like yields the protein MSRFRGRLQSLLNNRWLVFVAAMWMQSWAGIGYLFGSISPVIKSSLGYNQRQIAGLGVAKDLGDSVGFLAGTLCEVLPLWAALLIGALQNLIGYGLVWLVVTGRVPALPLWVMCILIFVGNNGETYYNTAALVSCVQNFPKNRGPVVGILKGFAGLSGAIITQIYAIVHTPDHAALIFMLAVGPAMVVIALMFIVRPVGGHKQVRSSDASSFTFIYSVCLLLAAYLMGVMLLEDMVDLSPAVTILLTLILLSVLTVPVAIPVLMTFYPDEPDLARECLLPEHQKGERDGSDRPSEVILSEVEDEKPMEVDSLPESERQKRIVQLQARLFQAAAEGAVRVRRRRGPHRGEDFTLLQALIKADFWLLFFSLLLGSGSGLTVIDNLGQMSQSLGYEDTHIFVSMISIWNFLGRIGGGYVSEVIVRDRAYPRPAALAVAQVLMAVGHLCFALAWPGAMHVGTLLIGLGYGAHWSIVPAAASELFGLKNFGALYNFLTVANPAGSLVFSGVIVSGMYDYEASRQARMHHNSASPLTGASLGEEKALECDGTECFFLSSLLMSGFCVVAVIFSSILVYRTKVVYAHLYGNRESTL from the exons ATGAGCAGGTTCCGCGGAAGGCTGCAGTCCTTGTTGAACAACCGATGGCTGGTGTTTGTGGCGGCAATGTGGATGCAGTCTTGGGCAGGGATCGGCTACCTGTTCGGCAGCATCTCACCGGTGATAAAGAGCTCCCTGGGATACAACCAGCGCCAGATCGCCGGCCTAGGAGTGGCCAAGGACCTCGGTGACAGCGTCGGGTTCCTGGCCGGCACCCTCTGCGAGGTCCTGCCCCTCTGGGCTGCTCTGCTCATCGGCGCGCTGCAGAATCTGATCGGTTACGGATTGGTTTGGCTCGTCGTGACAGGGCGAGTGCCGGCTTTGCCTCTGTGGGTG ATGTGCATCCTCATCTTTGTTGGCAACAATGGGGAGACGTACTACAATACTGCTGCTCTAGTTTCTTGTGTGCAGAACTTCCCCAAGAACAGGGGACCCGTCGTGGGCATTCTGAAGGGATTTGCAGGCCTGAGTGGTGCCATTATAACCCAAATCTACGCCATCGTACACACACCGGATCACGCGGCTCTGATCTTTATGCTCGCAGTTGGGCCAGCCATGGTGGTGATCGCCTTGATGTTCATCGTTAGACCTGTTGGAGGCCACAAACAAGTGCGGTCTTCCGATGCTTCGAGCTTCACCTTCATCTATAGTGTCTGCTTGCTCCTCGCTGCTTATTTAATGGGTGTCATGCTGCTCGAGGATATGGTTGACTTGAGCCCAGCTGTTACGATCTTGCTTACACTCATACTGCTCTCTGTTCTCACAGTCCCTGTTGCAATACCTGTGCTCATGACCTTCTATCCCGACGAACCTGACCTCGCTCGTGAGTGTCTCTTACCAGAGCATCAGAAAGGAGAAAGAGATGGATCAGATAGGCCTTCAGAGGTAATCTTGAGTGAGGTGGAAGACGAGAAGCCCATGGAAGTCGACTCGCTCCCTGAATCGGAGAGGCAGAAGCGAATCGTGCAGCTACAGGCAAGGCTTTTCCAAGCTGCAGCAGAAGGAGCCGTGAGGGTGAGAAGGAGAAGAGGTCCGCACAGGGGGGAGGACTTCACCCTGTTGCAAGCACTGATCAAAGCAGACTTTTGGTTGCTATTTTTCTCTCTCTTGTTGGGGTCAGGATCCGGGTTGACGGTGATCGATAACCTGGGGCAGATGAGCCAGTCTCTGGGGTACGAGGACACTCACATCTTCGTCTCCATGATCAGCATATGGAACTTCCTCGGACGAATTGGAGGAGGCTATGTGTCTGAGGTTATCGTCAG GGATCGCGCGTACCCGAGGCCTGCGGCACTGGCAGTAGCTCAAGTCTTAATGGCAGTAGGCCATCTTTGCTTTGCGTTGGCTTGGCCGGGGGCGATGCACGTCGGGACGCTGCTCATCGGGCTCGGATACGGCGCTCACTGGTCGATCGTGCCGGCGGCGGCCTCGGAGCTGTTTGGTCTGAAGAACTTCGGAGCACTGTACAACTTTCTGACGGTGGCAAATCCAGCTGGTTCGCTGGTGTTCTCCGGCGTCATCGTCAGTGGCATGTACGACTACGAAGCATCAAGACAGGCTCGGATGCACCACAACTCGGCTTCGCCGCTCACCGGAGCAAGTCTGGGCGAGGAGAAGGCACTCGAGTGCGACGGAACTGAgtgcttctttctttcttccctgTTGATGTCTGGATTCTGCGTTGTTGCAGTTATCTTCAGCAGCATTTTGGTTTACAGGACCAAAGTCGTGTATGCCCACCTCTATGGAAATCGCGAGTCAACACTGTGA